The following coding sequences lie in one Candidatus Nitrospira allomarina genomic window:
- a CDS encoding ArsB/NhaD family transporter, whose amino-acid sequence MHETPIQTIFGLSPLWIATSILILTYAVIIAERFNRAIVALLGASAVIGTGVLTQDQAIQGIDFNTIGLLTGMMILVGITKECGIFQFLAIKAAKAAKGSPWGILVMLSMVTAVLSAFLDNVTTVLLVAPVTLLIADELKINPYPLLFAEINASNTGGTATLIGDPPNIMIGSATSLTFNDFVIHLAPVAIVAFSATLIPLWFIFGKTMFASPEARARIMAFNEYEAIRDVGLLKHCLLVFSLVILGFILAHSIGMEPATIALGGAALLLLLVTFSLDNEQAGHKVHALFGQVEWITIFFFCGLFIIVTGVEHTGLLQFIADWTLSLTAGNFTVTTLAILWVSAILSAIVDNIPFVATMIPMIKSMLPVFQQAGIPLEQAETLWWALSLGACLGGNGTLVGASANLIVAGIAERNGVPFRFLPFLKVAFPLMILQVLISTGYIWMRYL is encoded by the coding sequence ATGCACGAAACACCCATCCAGACCATCTTTGGTCTCTCCCCACTTTGGATAGCTACATCAATTTTAATTTTGACCTATGCCGTTATTATCGCTGAACGGTTTAATCGGGCGATTGTAGCGCTTCTTGGAGCCTCTGCCGTTATTGGAACAGGAGTCCTCACACAGGACCAAGCGATTCAAGGCATTGATTTCAATACTATCGGCCTACTCACCGGCATGATGATCCTGGTCGGAATTACCAAAGAATGCGGCATCTTTCAATTTCTCGCGATCAAAGCCGCGAAGGCCGCCAAGGGTAGTCCGTGGGGCATCCTGGTTATGCTCTCAATGGTCACCGCAGTGCTCTCGGCATTTTTAGATAATGTCACAACGGTGCTGTTGGTCGCACCAGTGACCCTGCTCATCGCCGACGAGCTGAAAATCAATCCGTATCCTCTGCTCTTTGCAGAGATTAATGCCTCGAATACAGGGGGCACGGCTACGCTGATTGGTGACCCCCCCAACATTATGATTGGCTCTGCCACCAGTTTGACATTTAATGATTTTGTGATTCACCTGGCTCCCGTCGCCATTGTGGCCTTCAGTGCCACACTCATTCCTCTTTGGTTTATATTTGGAAAAACCATGTTCGCATCACCAGAAGCCCGAGCCCGCATTATGGCTTTCAACGAATATGAAGCCATTCGGGATGTTGGTTTATTGAAACACTGTCTCCTGGTCTTTAGCCTGGTTATTCTCGGATTTATCTTAGCCCATTCGATAGGCATGGAACCCGCCACCATTGCTCTGGGTGGCGCCGCCCTGCTCCTGTTACTCGTTACATTCTCCTTAGACAACGAACAGGCAGGGCATAAAGTTCATGCATTATTCGGGCAGGTGGAATGGATTACCATTTTCTTTTTCTGCGGCTTGTTCATTATCGTCACCGGTGTTGAACATACCGGCCTTTTACAGTTCATTGCAGATTGGACCTTAAGTCTCACCGCAGGAAATTTCACCGTGACAACCCTGGCCATTCTTTGGGTTTCGGCTATTCTTTCCGCTATTGTGGATAATATACCGTTTGTGGCCACCATGATCCCTATGATCAAAAGCATGCTCCCGGTCTTTCAGCAGGCTGGCATTCCACTTGAACAGGCCGAAACCCTCTGGTGGGCATTATCGTTAGGCGCATGTTTAGGAGGGAATGGGACGTTGGTGGGAGCTTCCGCCAATTTGATTGTGGCGGGAATTGCGGAACGGAATGGCGTGCCATTTCGATTTTTGCCATTTTTGAAAGTCGCCTTTCCCCTGATGATCCTACAAGTCTTGATCAGCACCGGTTACATTTGGATGAGGTATTTATGA
- a CDS encoding M90 family metallopeptidase — protein MAPLTNKPGIHQGEKAHPQEHLTRLLAILFTGIVGFLIFVILWPNQPSLLDIVIRLLGITLGGAWLYRFLTRHIRHRARIRQAPFPTEWEKILAQNVPFYQALSLRDQNRFREEVHIFLREKRITGINTSVDDTVRVLVAASAIIPIFGFPGWEWEHIREILIYPTSFDEGYQMGSAQEHPISGMVGTGAMNRMMILSKPDLLQGFLQPSHGHNVGIHEFTHLLDKSDGTVDGVPEVALPGQAIRPWLNLVQNEMNQIRKGHSDINPYGLTNEAEFFAVVSEYFFEKPAKMKQKHPALYAMLKQIFRQDPQSRITGALKAMLRPKQASLKDPAPCPCESGKPL, from the coding sequence ATGGCACCATTGACAAACAAACCTGGAATCCATCAGGGGGAAAAAGCTCACCCCCAGGAACATCTCACCCGTCTCCTAGCCATCCTCTTTACCGGAATTGTGGGTTTCCTCATCTTCGTCATTCTTTGGCCAAATCAACCGTCTCTACTCGACATCGTCATTCGGCTTTTGGGCATCACGCTGGGCGGCGCCTGGTTGTACCGCTTCCTGACTCGTCATATTCGGCACCGGGCGAGGATTCGTCAAGCCCCGTTTCCTACCGAATGGGAAAAAATTCTGGCACAGAATGTCCCATTCTATCAGGCGCTTTCTCTCCGCGACCAAAACCGTTTTCGAGAAGAAGTTCATATTTTTCTTCGTGAAAAGCGAATCACCGGCATCAATACGTCGGTTGATGACACCGTCCGGGTATTGGTTGCAGCAAGTGCCATCATTCCCATATTTGGATTTCCAGGCTGGGAATGGGAACATATCAGGGAAATCCTGATTTATCCGACCTCCTTCGATGAGGGGTATCAAATGGGATCAGCTCAAGAGCACCCTATCTCAGGCATGGTTGGAACAGGGGCGATGAACCGCATGATGATTTTGTCCAAACCGGATTTATTGCAAGGATTTCTCCAACCCTCACATGGACATAATGTGGGTATCCATGAGTTTACCCATTTATTGGATAAATCTGATGGCACCGTAGACGGGGTTCCTGAGGTTGCCTTGCCCGGCCAGGCCATTAGACCCTGGCTTAACCTGGTTCAGAATGAAATGAACCAAATCCGAAAGGGGCATTCAGACATCAATCCCTATGGGCTCACAAACGAGGCGGAATTTTTCGCGGTGGTCTCAGAATATTTTTTTGAAAAACCCGCGAAGATGAAACAGAAACACCCTGCACTCTATGCAATGTTGAAACAGATCTTTCGCCAGGATCCCCAATCACGAATTACCGGTGCTCTCAAGGCCATGCTCCGCCCAAAACAGGCTTCTCTGAAAGATCCTGCTCCCTGCCCATGTGAAAGCGGAAAGCCTCTTTGA
- a CDS encoding sigma-54-dependent transcriptional regulator, which yields MRATIYVTDDDQNVCSALSRRLVRKGHLVRSFHSGPSLIEALEHELPDLLFLDLKMPEMDGLETLRQIRQKIPKTLVVMLTAYGSVEDAVEAMRLGAYDFLIKSIDFSTVEPALHRAITFLELRRRIEFSASEKQRQYSWEHVIARSPAMTKVIEQLKFFDAQDVPLVFLQGEVGTGKEFLARILHYNSHKQLGPFVTVSCNEQRGSLLEPQIFGYERGAFSGASQSMPGAFEHSDGGTLFVDEIEHLPIPIQGSLAEAIRTRAFCRMGGFDRLPINNRIVVTSSIPLDQPGYQEIFHPELRSLLEKQQLFIPPLRERKEDIIPLVIKTIHAYGEEIGRPKLDIDSSVPPLLDTYQFPGNIRELEAMIRRAVLCSQGPVLTSLDFYSQHPGSGEGLPPNTGRVLFEIGQHSLQNIQVMVINEVLRFTKQDKEQAAGYLHISTRALDEHIQLWKNFSHETEGS from the coding sequence ATGCGTGCAACAATTTATGTGACCGACGATGATCAAAACGTATGTTCTGCGTTAAGTCGCCGGTTGGTGAGAAAAGGGCACCTCGTAAGAAGTTTCCATTCAGGACCCTCGCTCATTGAGGCTTTGGAACATGAACTGCCTGATTTGCTGTTCCTGGATCTTAAAATGCCGGAAATGGATGGACTCGAAACCTTACGCCAAATTCGACAAAAGATCCCGAAAACCCTGGTTGTCATGTTGACTGCTTATGGAAGCGTGGAAGATGCGGTGGAGGCGATGCGGCTCGGAGCTTATGATTTTTTGATAAAATCCATTGATTTCTCAACGGTTGAACCAGCCTTACATCGAGCCATCACCTTCCTGGAGCTACGGCGTCGAATTGAGTTTTCTGCTTCTGAGAAACAACGGCAATATTCATGGGAACATGTGATCGCCAGGAGTCCAGCCATGACCAAGGTCATTGAACAACTCAAATTTTTCGACGCCCAAGACGTCCCCTTAGTGTTTCTTCAAGGGGAGGTTGGGACGGGGAAAGAATTCTTGGCACGCATTCTTCATTATAATAGCCACAAACAGCTCGGCCCGTTTGTCACCGTCAGTTGCAACGAACAGAGGGGATCACTCCTTGAACCTCAAATATTTGGATATGAACGCGGGGCATTCAGTGGTGCCAGCCAAAGCATGCCGGGAGCATTTGAACATTCCGATGGGGGAACCCTATTTGTTGATGAGATTGAACATCTGCCAATTCCCATTCAGGGATCATTGGCCGAGGCCATTCGAACACGTGCATTTTGTCGAATGGGAGGATTTGACAGACTCCCCATCAACAATCGAATTGTAGTGACCAGTTCGATTCCGCTGGATCAACCGGGCTACCAGGAAATATTTCATCCAGAATTACGTTCGCTACTCGAAAAACAGCAACTCTTCATTCCTCCCCTGCGGGAACGAAAAGAAGATATCATCCCTTTGGTGATCAAAACCATTCACGCCTATGGTGAAGAGATCGGCCGTCCAAAACTCGATATTGATTCTTCGGTACCTCCGCTATTGGATACCTACCAATTCCCGGGGAATATTCGAGAATTAGAGGCTATGATTCGCAGAGCGGTGTTGTGCTCGCAAGGACCTGTCCTTACTTCTCTGGATTTTTATTCTCAACATCCTGGCAGCGGAGAAGGTCTTCCTCCAAATACTGGTCGGGTGCTCTTTGAAATCGGCCAACACAGTCTACAAAATATTCAAGTCATGGTGATTAATGAAGTCTTGAGATTCACCAAGCAGGACAAAGAACAGGCAGCTGGCTATCTTCACATTTCCACACGGGCACTGGATGAACATATTCAATTATGGAAAAACTTCTCCCACGAGACAGAGGGATCCTGA
- a CDS encoding SulP family inorganic anion transporter, with product MGLVHGLHFNNLRGDIYGGMVAAVVALPLALAFGVASGLGAIAGLYGAIFVGFFAALFGGTPAQVSGPTGPMTVVMAGIVTIFAGNPGLALMAVILGGVFQILLGLSRVGQYIALVPYPVVSGFMSGIGCIILILQLGPLVGHASSPEGVVTTLKSIPGFYGNPVWDAALAGVLVLVIMYLTPGRIAKVAPPSLLALLVVTPLAYNFLPDAPTIGEVPRGFPTPLMPTFTWDTLQIVLESAAILAVLGAIDSLLTSLVCDNMTRAQHDPDRELIGQGIGNMVAGVFGGLPGAGATMRSVANIRTGGRTPISGVLHSIILLAVLLGLGPLAEKIPLAVLGGILFKVGIDIIDWRFLRHILQAPRIDVVIMTVVLLTTVLVDLITAVAVGMVFASLFFVKRMADLELANLHIVTNPTPSTPLLPEEATILEQANGKILLIHVDGPMSFGSAKTMVRRLETVPGFNTFSSVVLDLSKVPAIDGTAALAVEDMLNIVKAHHQHLFFVGMQPHVTEALDGLGVLVQIRPGHRFASRLEALQKASLVEKAHSKEPPRPSAPNTNLPATPSE from the coding sequence ATGGGGCTTGTTCACGGGTTACATTTCAACAACCTTCGCGGTGATATCTACGGAGGGATGGTTGCCGCTGTGGTGGCCCTACCGTTGGCGCTCGCTTTTGGCGTCGCTTCTGGCCTAGGAGCCATTGCGGGTTTATACGGGGCGATATTCGTCGGATTTTTTGCTGCGCTTTTCGGAGGTACCCCCGCTCAGGTTTCCGGCCCCACGGGCCCCATGACTGTGGTGATGGCTGGAATCGTCACAATCTTCGCAGGCAATCCTGGTTTAGCCCTGATGGCCGTGATTCTTGGCGGTGTCTTTCAAATCCTGTTGGGACTTTCCAGGGTGGGACAGTACATCGCGTTGGTCCCGTATCCAGTGGTCTCCGGGTTCATGAGCGGCATCGGCTGCATCATTCTCATTTTGCAATTAGGCCCCCTAGTTGGCCATGCTTCCAGCCCCGAGGGTGTAGTCACGACACTCAAGTCAATTCCGGGATTTTATGGAAACCCGGTGTGGGATGCCGCCCTCGCCGGAGTCCTTGTTTTGGTCATTATGTATTTGACTCCCGGCAGGATTGCGAAGGTGGCTCCTCCTTCTTTATTGGCCTTACTCGTGGTTACCCCACTCGCCTATAATTTTCTTCCTGATGCTCCTACCATCGGAGAGGTTCCGCGGGGATTCCCCACCCCTCTCATGCCGACATTTACCTGGGACACCCTGCAAATCGTACTAGAATCAGCCGCCATCCTGGCTGTTTTGGGAGCGATCGACAGCCTGTTAACCAGCCTGGTCTGCGATAACATGACCCGGGCCCAACATGACCCGGACCGTGAGCTTATCGGCCAGGGCATAGGGAACATGGTCGCCGGTGTATTTGGAGGTCTCCCAGGTGCCGGAGCCACCATGCGGTCAGTAGCCAATATCCGAACCGGAGGACGGACACCGATCTCCGGCGTACTTCACTCCATAATTTTATTGGCAGTTCTTTTGGGACTTGGCCCTTTGGCCGAGAAAATTCCCTTGGCCGTTCTCGGGGGGATTTTGTTCAAGGTTGGCATTGATATTATTGACTGGCGGTTCTTACGACACATCCTGCAAGCCCCCCGTATTGATGTCGTCATCATGACAGTGGTGTTACTGACCACCGTGCTCGTGGATCTCATAACCGCCGTGGCGGTGGGAATGGTCTTTGCCAGTCTGTTCTTTGTCAAACGCATGGCGGATTTGGAACTGGCTAATCTCCACATCGTGACGAATCCGACTCCCAGCACCCCTCTTTTACCGGAAGAAGCTACAATTCTGGAACAAGCCAACGGGAAAATTCTCCTGATTCATGTGGATGGCCCTATGAGCTTTGGATCGGCCAAAACCATGGTCCGCCGCTTGGAAACCGTCCCGGGCTTTAATACGTTTTCTAGCGTTGTTTTGGATTTATCCAAGGTCCCGGCCATAGACGGGACAGCGGCATTGGCGGTGGAAGATATGTTGAATATCGTCAAGGCCCACCACCAACATCTCTTCTTTGTTGGCATGCAGCCTCACGTGACCGAGGCATTGGATGGCTTGGGAGTACTGGTGCAGATTCGGCCCGGCCATCGCTTTGCCAGCCGTTTGGAGGCCCTACAGAAAGCCTCCTTGGTAGAAAAAGCCCACTCTAAGGAACCACCACGACCTTCGGCACCAAACACGAATCTTCCTGCAACTCCCTCTGAATAG
- a CDS encoding CBS domain-containing protein, whose translation MKAQDIMIRQAHTIPPQCTIGEALRQMTDLRLQDFPVVGEKKMLLGTLNFWQILERAMPPYISQGDLPDVRFAPNLVRFHERLGELKPNPVTQVMNPHPPCARPDDSVLACAALIMKTPKTVYLLPVVEGDHQLVGIISAWDIIKEIAG comes from the coding sequence ATGAAGGCCCAGGACATCATGATCCGTCAGGCACACACCATCCCGCCCCAATGCACGATCGGGGAAGCCCTTCGCCAAATGACAGATCTCCGCCTCCAAGACTTTCCGGTCGTGGGTGAGAAGAAGATGTTACTGGGAACACTGAATTTCTGGCAGATTCTTGAACGGGCCATGCCTCCCTACATTTCTCAAGGGGATCTTCCCGATGTTCGTTTTGCTCCGAACCTTGTAAGGTTTCATGAACGCCTCGGAGAACTTAAACCAAACCCGGTCACTCAGGTCATGAATCCCCACCCTCCATGTGCCCGACCGGATGACTCCGTACTGGCCTGCGCCGCTTTGATCATGAAAACTCCAAAAACGGTCTATTTACTGCCCGTGGTGGAAGGAGATCATCAATTGGTGGGAATTATCTCTGCCTGGGACATCATTAAAGAAATCGCGGGGTAG
- a CDS encoding alginate export family protein, with translation MKNIGVVCLGLLFLLGGLLEENPAHGAENGTHTKEFPSDFDRLKTVLQQPNTLSALTPEWLDLGVEHRTRYETFNQSFTKGTAGSDQMVAQRTRILLGIKDIWDPIRFTLELADFRAPVADRGQDHNPNFVDHLDIFQLHLDLVSQNFLGTGTSGKLEVGRLVMDFGEGRLIAGHRFGSFTPSFDGVQLTLGGDKRSDWGLRAFVTQPVQRHTVSPDWTSPISYFSGAAISSRHVPWANGELYIFQLNEGSNLQKRNLSTMGFRVFSKPAKEQFDYEIESMYQVGEVDHPKHFAHRHHGEVGYSFATEWPLRFVYLFDYSSGNRNPEKNFDFLFAKRRAEYGPSGILGIIFPSNIFSPLGFRSTLQPISTVRLMASYRAFWLADGRGPFVGSGLQDPTGQAGTFLGNMLDSSITWAPQNGYFRHTTFEVGYTRFFKGSYFNRVPQSPGTADVDYVYTMATLTF, from the coding sequence ATGAAAAATATTGGGGTGGTTTGTTTAGGCCTCCTTTTCTTGCTTGGAGGTCTGTTAGAGGAAAATCCTGCACATGGGGCTGAAAATGGCACTCATACCAAAGAATTTCCGAGTGATTTTGATCGCTTAAAAACTGTTTTGCAACAGCCGAATACTCTTTCTGCTCTGACGCCGGAATGGCTGGATTTGGGAGTTGAACATCGAACACGCTATGAAACGTTTAATCAAAGTTTTACGAAAGGCACAGCAGGAAGTGATCAGATGGTTGCGCAGCGGACGAGAATTCTGTTGGGAATTAAGGATATTTGGGACCCTATCCGATTCACACTAGAACTCGCAGATTTTCGGGCCCCTGTGGCTGATCGGGGGCAGGATCACAATCCCAATTTTGTCGATCATCTGGATATTTTTCAACTCCATCTTGATCTGGTGTCGCAGAATTTTTTAGGAACAGGGACCTCAGGTAAGCTGGAAGTCGGTCGTTTAGTCATGGATTTCGGAGAAGGGCGTCTCATCGCAGGGCATCGTTTTGGAAGCTTTACTCCATCATTTGATGGTGTGCAATTAACCCTCGGGGGAGATAAACGCTCTGATTGGGGTCTCCGTGCCTTTGTCACACAACCGGTCCAACGTCATACGGTTAGCCCGGATTGGACTAGCCCCATTAGCTACTTTTCCGGTGCGGCGATTTCCAGCCGTCATGTCCCCTGGGCTAATGGGGAGTTATATATTTTTCAGTTGAATGAGGGGAGTAATCTTCAAAAACGTAATCTTTCCACTATGGGATTTCGGGTATTTTCCAAACCTGCAAAAGAACAATTTGATTACGAAATAGAATCGATGTACCAGGTTGGAGAGGTCGATCATCCGAAACACTTTGCACATCGACATCACGGTGAGGTGGGCTATAGTTTTGCGACTGAATGGCCCTTACGATTTGTCTATCTGTTCGACTACTCGTCCGGAAATCGGAATCCGGAAAAGAATTTTGATTTCTTGTTCGCAAAACGCCGCGCAGAATATGGACCAAGCGGAATTTTGGGAATTATCTTTCCATCCAATATTTTTTCACCTCTTGGGTTTCGCTCGACTCTCCAACCGATCTCCACGGTCAGATTGATGGCATCTTATCGAGCCTTCTGGCTGGCAGATGGCCGCGGCCCTTTTGTGGGTAGCGGTCTGCAGGATCCGACCGGTCAAGCGGGCACCTTCCTTGGCAATATGTTGGATAGCTCCATAACGTGGGCCCCTCAGAACGGTTATTTCCGACATACAACTTTTGAGGTGGGATATACGCGTTTTTTCAAAGGCTCCTATTTTAACCGAGTGCCACAAAGCCCTGGGACGGCCGATGTCGATTATGTCTATACCATGGCGACATTGACATTCTAA
- a CDS encoding SulP family inorganic anion transporter: MEHLIAGIRVYLKDFNFKDNFKGIASNVRGDVLAGITVAMVVLPMALAFGVASGLGAIAGMWSAVAAGLIAGPLSGSAWSVGGPTGPLTIQILSMTQTNQLADGSPDLVFVFTTIALAGFLLIVMGLLKLGQFIKFTPYSVISGFMTGLGVLYMLLQLNPFLGLPGVKSITSAITELPSSLAHASPVAVGVGLLTLLIVVYWPKISPVTWLPGPLIGLLAGTGTTVALGLDIPKIGDIPTGLPDLYLPDLSLLEKAFVPAAALAGLCVFDSLLTCLIVDNMTGTHHNSDRELVAQGSANLFSGLVGGLGGATNTMPCVVNIQSGARTRLASVTMGLVLLSFILGLGSLAASIPLSALAGILLKAGYDILDMRVLPVVRRLPTSDLMVFGLVVLMTVFWNLLSAMAMGLAVAFFRFVKDQSDRYKADLSQRDEDVKQEEEDLIFSFARDYARKISRNGANMGELSGRFEHIVRDRITIVRPHGPLFFGAIDWLNETVEHLDSKDVLIIRCKWLDELDLSGAYALGDLIEAANSRGVAVLTAGMSPRTRQILADLNELSRLKEDYICTHFNEALDTAMQIVEKKAVEVRLQAHIEPVLTGG, encoded by the coding sequence ATGGAGCACCTGATTGCGGGTATTCGTGTATATCTTAAAGATTTCAATTTTAAAGATAATTTTAAAGGGATTGCCAGCAATGTGAGAGGGGATGTGTTGGCGGGGATTACGGTAGCCATGGTGGTGCTCCCCATGGCACTGGCTTTTGGCGTGGCTTCCGGGCTGGGAGCGATTGCGGGAATGTGGTCGGCAGTGGCCGCCGGCCTTATCGCGGGTCCATTAAGTGGCTCAGCGTGGTCGGTGGGCGGGCCCACGGGGCCGCTGACGATCCAAATCCTCTCCATGACTCAAACCAATCAATTGGCCGATGGGAGTCCCGATCTGGTTTTCGTATTTACGACCATCGCCTTAGCTGGCTTTCTTTTAATTGTGATGGGCCTGTTGAAGCTCGGGCAGTTTATCAAGTTTACTCCCTATTCAGTTATTTCGGGATTTATGACGGGTTTGGGTGTGTTGTACATGCTGTTGCAACTCAACCCATTTTTGGGACTTCCCGGCGTCAAAAGTATCACTTCCGCCATCACGGAATTACCCTCCAGTTTAGCTCATGCGTCGCCTGTGGCAGTGGGAGTCGGGCTGTTGACTTTACTCATCGTCGTATATTGGCCGAAAATTTCTCCCGTGACCTGGCTGCCAGGTCCACTAATCGGATTATTGGCCGGCACGGGAACTACGGTTGCTCTCGGGTTAGACATTCCGAAAATAGGAGATATTCCCACGGGCTTACCTGACCTGTACCTTCCCGATCTTTCCCTTCTGGAAAAAGCCTTTGTCCCGGCTGCGGCTTTGGCCGGATTATGTGTATTCGATAGTCTCCTGACCTGTCTCATCGTTGATAATATGACCGGCACTCACCACAACAGCGACCGGGAATTGGTGGCCCAAGGATCAGCTAATCTCTTTTCGGGGTTGGTTGGAGGGTTGGGTGGAGCCACCAATACGATGCCGTGTGTCGTGAATATCCAGAGCGGAGCCCGAACCCGGTTGGCTTCGGTAACGATGGGACTGGTCCTGCTTTCCTTCATTCTCGGTCTGGGTTCCCTTGCCGCATCCATTCCTCTTTCCGCATTGGCGGGGATTCTTCTCAAGGCGGGGTATGACATTCTGGATATGCGGGTGCTGCCTGTCGTCCGAAGATTGCCGACGTCTGATTTGATGGTATTCGGTCTGGTGGTCTTAATGACCGTGTTTTGGAACCTGTTGTCCGCCATGGCGATGGGACTCGCAGTGGCCTTTTTCCGTTTTGTGAAGGATCAGTCCGATCGCTATAAGGCGGATCTCAGCCAACGCGATGAAGATGTGAAACAGGAAGAAGAGGACCTCATTTTTTCCTTCGCCAGGGATTATGCCAGAAAAATCAGCCGGAATGGGGCCAATATGGGAGAGCTGAGCGGTCGTTTTGAACATATCGTTCGAGACCGGATTACCATCGTCCGTCCTCACGGTCCTTTATTCTTCGGTGCGATCGATTGGCTGAACGAGACGGTGGAACATCTTGACAGTAAAGATGTGCTCATCATTCGTTGCAAATGGTTGGATGAATTGGATTTGTCCGGTGCTTATGCGTTAGGCGATTTAATTGAAGCGGCCAACAGTCGCGGGGTGGCGGTGTTAACCGCCGGCATGTCCCCTCGAACCCGACAAATTCTTGCCGATTTGAATGAGCTTTCCAGACTGAAGGAAGACTATATCTGCACACATTTTAATGAAGCTTTGGATACCGCTATGCAGATCGTGGAAAAAAAGGCTGTGGAGGTTAGGCTACAAGCCCACATAGAACCGGTTTTGACGGGAGGTTAG
- a CDS encoding Tll0287-like domain-containing protein, with amino-acid sequence MTRQFFFILLFSILISLGIGVGIGGRLAPQEGMPIRVVANYLHAVLQADRTFYTQHVVERMEDMLIVTATENWREERTLPLPAQFFKEASRGLQVAGKPFRYRLMGLWPLNPENAPHNDRERKALEQVVEYGEVTEQEIQIDNQSYYQAIFPDRAVSRACVNCHNAHKESPKRDFKLNDVMGGLEILIPLN; translated from the coding sequence ATGACTCGTCAGTTCTTTTTTATACTCCTTTTCTCCATTCTCATTTCCTTGGGAATTGGTGTGGGTATCGGAGGACGACTTGCACCACAGGAAGGCATGCCTATTCGTGTGGTTGCAAACTATTTACATGCCGTTCTTCAAGCAGACCGGACCTTTTACACCCAACATGTCGTGGAACGGATGGAAGACATGCTTATTGTGACTGCAACAGAAAATTGGCGGGAAGAACGGACATTGCCCTTGCCCGCACAATTTTTTAAAGAAGCCTCCCGTGGATTACAGGTTGCCGGCAAACCGTTTCGATACCGGCTGATGGGTCTTTGGCCTTTGAATCCAGAAAATGCACCTCACAATGACCGTGAGCGTAAAGCCCTGGAACAAGTTGTGGAATACGGAGAAGTGACCGAACAAGAAATCCAGATAGACAACCAGTCTTATTATCAAGCTATCTTTCCTGATCGAGCAGTGAGCCGAGCCTGTGTCAACTGCCATAATGCCCACAAGGAAAGTCCTAAACGGGACTTTAAATTAAATGATGTCATGGGAGGACTGGAAATTTTAATTCCCCTTAACTAA